Within Nitrospira sp., the genomic segment GGAAGATCCGTCGTTCCCCCGCAATGGAGAACAAATCGTGAGCGAAGTGGTGGACGGAGGAAAGAGTGTACGGGTGCTTCTTCCATTGTTCTATGGCAAGGCCTGCCTGAGTTGCCATGGCGCCCCCAAAGGTGAGCGAGATGTGACCGGATACGCGCGAGAAGGCTCACAAGAAGGCACCCTGGGAGGCGCCATTAGCGTCAAACTTCCCTTGCCGTAAAAGAATACGCACTCACGCAGGCCCGTTTGTCCCACAAGGTGCTTGCCTCGAACAGTGAGCACTTTTCAATAGTGCTTGCCGGCCCACCAGCTGTAGCACTAACCCATCCGTGGCATCGGACCTGTAAGGCAGCCAAGGTCCAAGACCTCCATTTCAACGACCTCCGCCCCCCCTCACAACCCGGCTTCAGAACCTCGGGGTGAGTCTGGAGATTCGCTCCGCGCTGCTCGGACATAGCACAAAAGCCATGATGACGAGTCAGTATTCCCATGGCGGGCACGGCTGGAATCTCAAGCTCCGCGACGCCGTGACACAGTTAGAAACTACGTACACGAAGCCTATTTTGTCCTATGGATTGTCCTATGAGAGGCCAACCCTTCAGCAGCCAGAACTCAGGAGAGTGGCTAACTCTGCGGAAGATCAGGGGGAAAGTTGGTGGTCCCAACGGGATTTGAACCCGTGTCTGAGCCTTGAGAGGGCTCCGTCCTAGGCCAAGCTAGACGATGGGACCGGAGAGATCATCCATGCGGAAGCGGAAAGATCAGGACTGTACCATAGCGAGTTTTACCTTTTCAAACGGCAAGTCACTGTAGCAGGGATGACACCTGTGCGCATGGAACAGGCCGCCCATCACACAGGCGAGGCTTGCAGCGTCCGGCGAATTAGCCTACAGTACCGCCATGCGTTCTCTTACTCCCCGTTTCCGAGGGCTCCTTGTCGCAGGCGTGGTTCCTGCGTTCATCTCATTAGCAGGCTGCGGAGCCAGCTTTATGGAAGGGATGATCGCCCCCCCCAATTCGAGCGCCTGGACCACATGCGGCACCAAGACCATCGTGCATATCAAACCGCCGCAGTCCACCATCACGATCGCCTATACCGAGCCCACGACTGGGACGGACGGCAAGCCTCTCACGAACCTGGCCCACACCACCATTTACTACAACGCCGGGGATGGCCCCGTGATCGCCAAGGTGGTCCCAGCCTCTCAGAAGACCGGAGGCGGGGCCGTCTCACAGGTCATTACGATTCCGCTGCCCAAGCAGACGGGGCAAGATGTCTCTGTCTGTGTGACGGCCACCGACACCGACGAGCGTGAAGGCCCTGCGACTCCTTAGCCCACAACAGACTTGACAGCGCCAGGCTAACGGCCTACCTTGCTCTCCATTTGCTCAGGCAGGCACGCTCGTTCGACTGCGTGGCGCAACCGGTCTTTTGATCGCTTTAGATCTC encodes:
- a CDS encoding DUF3365 domain-containing protein, with the translated sequence MSEVVDGGKSVRVLLPLFYGKACLSCHGAPKGERDVTGYAREGSQEGTLGGAISVKLPLP